The Nakamurella alba genome has a window encoding:
- a CDS encoding M28 family peptidase, whose protein sequence is MATSQSGTRSPVPALVAILLLGALAWWAVASVQPPDAEPADAPAAEFSAGRAMAHVERIGTEVHVAGSPAADEVRQYIINTLDGLGLDPVVQDAIGADDALGGFAMARVQNVVAVIPGTASTGRVVLMAHYDSVQVSYGANDDGAGVSTLLETARALVAGPPQRNDIVLLFTDAEEACLCGAEAFVTQSPLAADGGVVLNVEARGSSGPAIMFETTRDNADLVDLYAGAVPYPVATNFAVEVYRILPNDTDFSPLRDSGRFTGLNSAYIDGSATYHAPEDRPEYLSTASLQHHGANTLALAYALGGSDIGALSQPSSGDATYFPVLGHLLVYPGWWVWPLAVLAVLLVAAAGLLAVRRGFCTGGGLAAAGGLGLIPLILGPAAAQGFWLLMTWIRPGWSTMIDPWRPGWFRIAVVALVLLLVLGWFVLLRRRLGAYTLAVAGLGWLAVLGAVLAAFAPGGSYLAAIPAGAGALAIIIAMLVPEPWSLVPVTLGGAVAVLVLAPTVALFFPALGLATGAAAALFATLLALVLLPVLDGILAEDWGPAVRRRSLLPVGVVAVVAVAATTTGLLTDRFDARHPAPVELMYAMEAGPGTPQAWWVRPGEDPTGWSDAMVTTGQDLGDRFPLLPDDTTVGPATPAALTPPEVQVVAESAGPGGTRQLQLRVTSVRGGRLVYVELPSSTVVSASVQAGRGTARDIPVADVGEPFGLLFHAPPADGILLSLTLQDPGPAQVRVMDGSDGLSALPGFVPRPVGVGVLGSHTSETALVATTVTV, encoded by the coding sequence ATGGCGACGTCGCAGTCCGGGACCCGTTCCCCCGTACCCGCTCTGGTGGCGATCCTGCTGCTCGGCGCCCTCGCCTGGTGGGCGGTGGCGTCGGTGCAGCCGCCCGATGCGGAGCCGGCCGACGCCCCGGCCGCGGAGTTCAGTGCCGGCCGGGCCATGGCGCACGTCGAACGGATCGGCACGGAGGTGCACGTCGCCGGGTCGCCGGCGGCCGACGAGGTCCGGCAGTACATCATCAACACCCTCGACGGGCTCGGGCTGGACCCGGTCGTGCAGGACGCGATCGGCGCGGACGACGCCCTCGGTGGCTTCGCGATGGCCAGGGTGCAGAACGTGGTGGCGGTGATTCCCGGGACGGCGTCGACCGGGCGGGTGGTGCTGATGGCGCACTACGACTCGGTCCAGGTCTCTTACGGCGCCAACGACGACGGGGCCGGCGTCTCCACGCTGCTGGAGACCGCGCGGGCGCTGGTGGCAGGACCGCCGCAGCGCAACGACATCGTCCTGCTGTTCACCGATGCCGAGGAGGCCTGCCTCTGCGGCGCGGAGGCCTTCGTGACCCAGAGCCCGCTGGCCGCCGACGGCGGCGTGGTGCTCAACGTCGAGGCCCGCGGATCCTCCGGACCGGCGATCATGTTCGAGACCACCAGGGACAACGCCGATCTCGTCGACCTCTACGCGGGCGCGGTGCCGTACCCGGTGGCCACCAACTTCGCCGTCGAGGTGTACCGGATCCTGCCGAACGACACCGACTTCTCGCCGCTGCGAGACTCGGGCCGGTTCACCGGACTGAACTCGGCCTACATCGACGGCAGTGCCACCTACCACGCGCCGGAGGACCGGCCGGAGTACCTGTCGACAGCGTCGCTGCAGCACCACGGTGCGAACACGCTGGCCCTGGCGTACGCGCTGGGCGGCAGTGACATCGGAGCGCTCTCGCAGCCGTCGTCGGGCGATGCCACCTACTTCCCGGTCCTCGGCCACCTGCTCGTCTACCCGGGCTGGTGGGTCTGGCCGCTGGCCGTCCTCGCCGTGCTGCTGGTGGCGGCGGCCGGGCTGCTGGCGGTGCGTCGCGGGTTCTGCACCGGGGGCGGTCTGGCCGCGGCCGGCGGACTCGGCCTGATCCCGTTGATCCTGGGACCCGCTGCGGCACAGGGATTCTGGCTGCTCATGACATGGATCCGGCCCGGGTGGTCGACGATGATCGACCCCTGGCGGCCCGGCTGGTTCCGGATCGCGGTGGTGGCCCTGGTGCTGCTGCTCGTCCTCGGCTGGTTCGTCCTGCTGCGCCGGCGGCTCGGCGCGTACACGCTCGCCGTCGCCGGACTGGGCTGGCTGGCCGTGCTCGGTGCGGTCCTCGCCGCGTTCGCCCCCGGCGGTTCCTACCTCGCCGCGATCCCGGCCGGTGCAGGAGCCCTGGCCATCATCATTGCGATGCTCGTGCCGGAACCCTGGTCGTTGGTCCCGGTCACTCTGGGCGGCGCCGTCGCCGTCCTGGTGCTGGCGCCGACGGTCGCGCTGTTCTTCCCGGCCCTGGGCCTGGCGACCGGCGCCGCCGCCGCGCTCTTCGCCACCCTGCTGGCGTTGGTCCTGCTGCCGGTGCTGGACGGGATCCTCGCCGAGGACTGGGGCCCGGCGGTGCGGCGGCGCTCCTTGTTGCCGGTCGGCGTCGTCGCGGTGGTCGCCGTGGCGGCGACGACCACCGGGCTGCTCACCGACCGGTTCGACGCCCGGCATCCCGCGCCGGTGGAGCTGATGTACGCGATGGAGGCCGGTCCGGGCACGCCGCAGGCCTGGTGGGTGCGGCCCGGGGAGGACCCGACCGGCTGGAGCGACGCGATGGTCACCACTGGCCAGGATCTGGGCGACCGTTTCCCGCTGCTGCCGGACGACACCACCGTCGGTCCCGCGACTCCCGCGGCACTGACGCCGCCCGAGGTGCAGGTCGTCGCGGAGTCGGCCGGTCCGGGCGGCACCCGGCAGCTGCAGCTACGGGTCACCTCGGTGCGTGGCGGGCGACTGGTCTACGTGGAACTGCCGTCCAGCACGGTGGTCTCGGCCTCCGTCCAGGCCGGGCGGGGCACCGCGCGGGACATCCCGGTCGCCGACGTCGGCGAACCCTTCGGCCTGCTGTTCCACGCACCACCTGCCGACGGGATCCTGCTGTCACTGACCCTGCAGGATCCCGGTCCGGCGCAGGTGCGGGTGATGGACGGGTCCGACGGGTTGTCCGCGCTGCCCGGCTTCGTCCCACGGCCCGTGGGTGTCGGGGTGCTCGGCTCGCACACCTCGGAGACCGCGCTGGTGGCCACCACCGTCACCGTCTGA
- a CDS encoding putative leader peptide codes for MTHRQQSHPGSDRGLRPHGRRHVDLQRVSSALCSG; via the coding sequence ATGACACACCGGCAGCAGTCCCACCCGGGATCCGACCGCGGCCTGCGCCCGCACGGCCGCCGCCACGTCGATCTGCAGCGGGTCTCCAGCGCACTCTGTTCCGGCTGA
- a CDS encoding cysteine dioxygenase — translation MIALPGTDGAPVNGARPIDDVLQAAGPDRLTLDTLPGRDLESEELRELAASIAADPTQWQQHVAFSDDKRHYVSLHRDAHVDVWVLCWTPQNDTGWHDHDVSSGAVAVTEGTLTEHNLAVGTPSLATDVPAGQVFAFGPDHIHRLTGRDPGSVSVHAYSPPLWRMGQYTVSRSGMLRRKSVSYADELRPLDDMA, via the coding sequence ATCATCGCCCTGCCCGGCACCGACGGGGCGCCGGTCAACGGCGCCCGCCCGATCGACGACGTGCTGCAGGCTGCCGGTCCCGACCGGCTCACCCTCGACACCCTGCCCGGCCGCGACCTGGAGTCCGAGGAGCTGCGCGAGCTCGCGGCCTCGATCGCCGCGGACCCGACGCAGTGGCAGCAGCACGTCGCCTTCTCCGACGACAAGCGGCACTACGTCTCCCTGCACCGCGATGCGCACGTCGACGTGTGGGTGCTGTGCTGGACGCCGCAGAACGACACCGGCTGGCACGACCACGACGTGTCGTCCGGGGCGGTGGCCGTCACCGAGGGCACGCTCACCGAGCACAACCTCGCCGTCGGCACGCCGTCGCTGGCGACGGACGTGCCGGCCGGACAGGTCTTCGCCTTCGGACCCGACCACATCCACCGGCTGACCGGGCGGGATCCGGGCAGCGTCTCGGTGCACGCCTACTCCCCGCCGCTGTGGCGGATGGGCCAGTACACGGTGTCGCGCAGCGGGATGCTCCGGCGGAAGTCGGTGTCCTACGCCGACGAGCTCCGCCCCCTCGACGACATGGCCTGA
- a CDS encoding YciI family protein, producing MKYMMFVCTDPAPDTAPDNGESIEEWVEDVDTRGKRLDGERLRPVADATTVRVRAGELLVTDGPFTESKEWIVGFDILECDDLDEAIEIAGRHPMARGGRLELRPFWPFED from the coding sequence ATGAAGTACATGATGTTCGTCTGCACCGATCCCGCCCCTGACACGGCTCCGGACAACGGCGAGAGCATCGAGGAGTGGGTGGAGGACGTCGACACCCGCGGGAAGCGGCTGGACGGGGAGCGGCTGCGGCCGGTCGCCGACGCCACCACGGTCCGGGTCCGGGCGGGTGAGTTGCTGGTCACCGACGGCCCGTTCACCGAGTCCAAGGAGTGGATCGTCGGGTTCGACATCCTGGAGTGCGACGACCTGGACGAGGCCATCGAGATCGCCGGCCGGCACCCGATGGCCCGCGGCGGCCGGCTCGAGCTGCGGCCCTTCTGGCCGTTCGAGGACTGA
- a CDS encoding RNA polymerase sigma factor produces MPIVAGLIRTTGDWELAEDCLQDAVERALQHWPLAGTPDNPAAWLATTARRRAVDILRRRRTESDKLQTLAQEPDEPVPPTDVTEGGYGDDVLRLLFTCCHPALPRAGQVALTLRTVAGLEIKEIARAFLTSEGTMGRRLLRAREKIRHAGIAFRVPPPHRVAERTAGVLAVIYLVFNEGYSASAGAGPRTELAEEAIRLARLTADLLPTDGEVLALQALLLFQHSRRHTRFGPDGAAVPMPEQDRSRWDRTLINEAFAALHSAEETAAAAGPYRWQARIAAEHVRARTPQDTDWSAIVTGFDGLLQLQPSPVIALNRAVAISFRDGAAAGLRELDAVADEPGLRGYHLVPAVRGDLLRRAGRGAEAVTAFQEALESAPTEAERGLLRRRLDELTGPPRPADVR; encoded by the coding sequence GTGCCGATCGTCGCCGGGCTGATCCGCACCACCGGCGACTGGGAACTGGCCGAGGACTGCCTGCAGGACGCGGTCGAGCGGGCGCTGCAGCACTGGCCGCTGGCCGGGACCCCGGACAACCCGGCCGCATGGCTCGCCACCACCGCCCGCCGCCGTGCGGTGGACATCCTGCGCCGCCGCCGCACCGAGTCCGACAAGCTGCAGACACTCGCCCAGGAACCCGACGAGCCCGTCCCACCCACGGATGTCACCGAAGGCGGGTACGGGGACGACGTGCTGCGGCTGCTGTTCACCTGCTGCCACCCGGCGCTCCCCCGCGCCGGCCAGGTGGCGCTGACGCTGCGCACCGTGGCCGGACTGGAGATCAAGGAGATCGCCCGCGCCTTCCTCACCTCCGAGGGCACCATGGGCCGGCGACTGCTGCGCGCCCGGGAGAAGATCCGGCACGCGGGCATCGCCTTCCGCGTACCCCCACCGCACCGCGTCGCGGAGCGCACGGCCGGAGTACTGGCGGTGATCTACCTGGTCTTCAACGAGGGCTACTCCGCCTCCGCCGGTGCCGGGCCGCGGACGGAGCTGGCCGAGGAGGCGATCCGGCTGGCCCGGCTCACCGCCGACCTGCTGCCGACCGACGGTGAGGTGCTGGCCCTGCAGGCCCTGCTGCTGTTCCAGCACAGTCGCCGGCACACCCGGTTCGGACCGGACGGTGCCGCGGTGCCGATGCCGGAGCAGGACCGCTCACGCTGGGACCGCACCCTGATCAACGAGGCCTTCGCCGCCCTGCACTCCGCCGAGGAAACCGCCGCGGCGGCCGGTCCCTACCGGTGGCAGGCCCGGATCGCCGCCGAGCACGTCCGCGCACGAACCCCGCAGGACACCGACTGGTCGGCGATCGTCACCGGGTTCGACGGGCTGCTGCAGCTCCAGCCGTCACCGGTGATCGCGCTGAACCGCGCCGTGGCGATCAGCTTCCGGGACGGTGCGGCCGCGGGTCTGCGGGAACTCGACGCGGTCGCGGACGAGCCGGGCCTGCGCGGCTATCACCTGGTGCCGGCGGTGCGTGGGGACCTGCTGCGCCGGGCCGGTCGCGGGGCCGAGGCGGTCACCGCATTCCAGGAGGCGCTGGAGTCCGCCCCGACCGAGGCCGAACGCGGCCTTCTGCGGCGGCGCCTCGATGAGCTCACAGGTCCCCCACGGCCTGCTGATGTAAGGTGA
- a CDS encoding siderophore-interacting protein — MSAPARTRPARPAPRKAEVLRREQLSPTMVRVVLGGEGLADFPGSAFTDSYVKLTFGAETDERVVRTYTVRSWDAGTGELAIDFVVHGDTGVAGPWAAAATPGDSLLVAGPGGAYSPDPQLGFHLFLGDESALPAIAASIESLPADARGLALIEVAHHGSELPVQAPAGIEIRWLYTEGRVGEVLVAAARELELPADLDAFVHGEAGFVKLLRTHLRADRKLAKDRLSISGYWRVGATEDLWQSSKPQWNAEADAADRAAGVTD, encoded by the coding sequence ATGTCCGCACCCGCCCGTACCCGTCCCGCCCGTCCGGCTCCGCGCAAGGCCGAGGTGCTCCGTCGCGAGCAGCTCAGTCCGACGATGGTCCGGGTGGTGCTCGGCGGCGAGGGCCTCGCCGACTTCCCCGGGTCGGCCTTCACCGACTCGTACGTGAAGCTGACCTTCGGCGCGGAGACCGACGAGCGGGTGGTCCGCACCTACACCGTGCGCTCGTGGGATGCCGGGACCGGCGAGCTGGCCATCGATTTCGTCGTGCACGGCGACACCGGCGTGGCCGGCCCCTGGGCCGCCGCGGCGACCCCCGGTGACAGCCTGCTGGTGGCCGGCCCGGGCGGCGCCTACAGCCCGGACCCGCAGCTCGGCTTCCACCTGTTCCTCGGCGACGAGAGCGCCCTGCCGGCGATCGCCGCCTCGATCGAGTCGCTGCCGGCCGATGCCCGCGGCCTGGCCCTGATCGAGGTCGCCCATCACGGGTCCGAGCTGCCGGTGCAGGCACCGGCCGGTATCGAGATCCGTTGGCTGTACACCGAAGGCAGGGTGGGCGAGGTCCTGGTCGCGGCCGCCCGGGAGCTCGAGCTGCCGGCGGACCTGGACGCCTTCGTGCACGGCGAGGCCGGCTTCGTGAAGTTGCTGCGCACCCACCTGCGCGCCGATCGCAAACTCGCCAAGGACCGGCTGTCGATCTCCGGCTACTGGCGGGTCGGCGCCACCGAGGACCTCTGGCAGTCGAGCAAGCCGCAGTGGAACGCCGAGGCCGACGCCGCTGATCGGGCCGCCGGGGTCACCGACTGA
- a CDS encoding helix-turn-helix transcriptional regulator: MVGPHDLSAKDVGSLLGLLRPGGDEVQPHAPDPDDPAPALPWPVLWDMLALVPCDEIGLCELDHPGRTRLVQQAVVEGVQDLVHGVPDEPAVQVFFDTGLCRPGLPIEARRRSARMTRRQAREDPLLQAADLWDYADELVVEMPAPTGITRRLLVRRYDGPDFTDRDVLVMELLRLRIQELYRHTRRQHLLPLLTSRQWEVMSLIAQGIPTAGIAKTLFTSESTVRKHVENILLRLDVRSREAAVAAVMPALDGSVGAYRIPVQSTRTPTGLSR; the protein is encoded by the coding sequence GTGGTGGGACCGCACGACCTGTCCGCGAAAGATGTCGGATCGCTGCTCGGCCTGCTCCGCCCTGGTGGTGACGAGGTCCAGCCGCATGCTCCGGACCCGGACGACCCGGCACCGGCGCTGCCCTGGCCGGTGCTGTGGGACATGCTGGCGTTGGTGCCGTGCGACGAGATCGGTCTGTGCGAGCTGGACCATCCGGGGCGTACCCGCCTCGTGCAGCAGGCGGTCGTCGAGGGGGTTCAGGACCTCGTGCACGGAGTGCCGGACGAGCCGGCCGTGCAGGTCTTCTTCGACACCGGACTGTGCAGGCCCGGCCTGCCGATCGAGGCGCGGCGGCGGTCCGCGCGGATGACCCGGCGGCAGGCCCGGGAGGATCCGCTGCTGCAGGCGGCCGACCTGTGGGACTACGCCGACGAACTCGTGGTCGAGATGCCGGCGCCGACCGGCATCACCCGGCGACTGCTGGTGCGCCGGTACGACGGCCCGGACTTCACCGACCGGGACGTGCTGGTCATGGAGCTGCTGCGGTTGCGGATCCAGGAGCTGTACCGGCACACCCGGCGGCAGCACCTGCTGCCGCTGCTGACCTCCCGTCAATGGGAGGTGATGTCGTTGATCGCGCAAGGGATCCCGACCGCCGGGATCGCGAAGACCTTGTTCACCAGCGAGTCCACCGTGCGCAAGCACGTCGAGAACATCCTGCTGCGGCTGGACGTCCGCTCCCGCGAGGCGGCGGTGGCCGCTGTGATGCCGGCCCTGGACGGATCCGTCGGTGCCTACCGCATTCCCGTCCAGAGCACGCGCACCCCAACAGGTCTCAGTCGGTGA
- a CDS encoding DUF475 domain-containing protein gives MTTAVKAEHSATRIFAISTIVSIAAIVVAYFYGGIQAAGLTLILGIMEVTLSFDNAVVNAKVLERMSEKWQQLFLTVGIVIAVFGMRLVFPLLIVGLTAKLGPIEAIDLALQKGDSETPGTYGWYLNQAHPMIAAFGGMFLLLLFLDWLFEEREITWLSWLEKPLAKIGKLDALSVIVAGILLYVFAETVAEEPGVVLGAGVLGIVTYLAVNGLGGLFENYEEHQEELFEEKTHGGPTQLAKATGKAGFFLFLYLEVLDASFSFDGVIGAFAITPDPIIIALGLGLIGALFVRSLTVFLVRKGTLADYVYLEHGAHWAIGALAVILLVSIGTHVPELVTGLIGVVLILAAFLSSLIRNRRAGDTEEPAEPEDRTSLGV, from the coding sequence ATGACCACTGCGGTGAAGGCCGAGCACTCGGCCACCAGGATCTTCGCCATCTCGACCATCGTGTCGATCGCGGCGATCGTGGTCGCCTACTTCTACGGCGGCATCCAGGCCGCCGGCCTCACGCTGATCCTCGGGATCATGGAGGTGACGCTCTCCTTCGACAACGCCGTGGTCAACGCCAAGGTGCTCGAGCGGATGAGCGAGAAGTGGCAGCAGCTGTTCCTCACCGTCGGCATCGTCATCGCGGTGTTCGGCATGCGGCTGGTGTTCCCGCTGCTGATCGTCGGGCTGACCGCGAAACTCGGCCCGATCGAGGCGATCGACCTGGCCCTGCAGAAGGGCGACTCGGAAACGCCGGGTACCTACGGCTGGTACCTCAACCAGGCGCACCCGATGATCGCCGCGTTCGGCGGCATGTTCCTGCTGCTGCTGTTCCTGGACTGGCTGTTCGAGGAGCGGGAGATCACCTGGCTGTCCTGGCTGGAGAAGCCGCTGGCGAAGATCGGCAAGCTGGATGCGCTGTCGGTGATCGTGGCCGGCATCCTGCTCTACGTCTTCGCCGAGACCGTCGCGGAGGAACCGGGTGTCGTGCTCGGCGCAGGTGTGCTGGGCATCGTCACCTACCTCGCGGTCAACGGTCTGGGCGGGCTGTTCGAGAACTACGAGGAGCACCAGGAGGAGCTCTTCGAGGAGAAGACCCACGGCGGCCCGACCCAGCTGGCGAAGGCCACCGGCAAGGCCGGGTTCTTCCTGTTCCTCTACCTCGAGGTGCTGGACGCGTCCTTCTCCTTCGACGGCGTCATCGGCGCCTTCGCCATCACCCCGGACCCGATCATCATCGCGCTGGGCCTGGGCCTGATCGGTGCGCTCTTCGTCCGGTCGCTGACCGTCTTCCTGGTCCGCAAGGGCACCCTCGCCGACTACGTGTACCTGGAGCACGGCGCGCACTGGGCGATCGGCGCGCTGGCGGTGATCCTGCTCGTCTCCATCGGCACCCACGTGCCGGAGCTGGTCACCGGCCTGATCGGCGTGGTGCTGATCCTGGCGGCCTTCCTCTCCAGCCTGATCCGCAACCGGCGGGCCGGTGACACCGAGGAGCCCGCCGAGCCGGAGGACCGCACCTCGCTGGGGGTGTGA
- a CDS encoding TerD family protein, translated as MSVSLAKGGNVSLTKEAPNLTSVTVALGWQVRASTGADYDLDASALALGANHKILSDAHFVFFNNLRSPDGSIEHLGDNLVGGEGGDDEQINVDLVAVPPNVNSVVFAVSIYDADNRRQSFGQVRNAFIRVVDRNTGSELARFDLTEEASTETAMVFGELYRYNSEWKFRAIGQGYASGLRGIALDFGVNVG; from the coding sequence ATGAGTGTCAGCCTCGCCAAGGGTGGAAACGTCTCGCTCACCAAGGAGGCGCCGAATCTCACCTCGGTGACCGTGGCCCTGGGATGGCAGGTCCGGGCGAGCACCGGCGCCGACTACGACCTGGACGCCAGTGCGCTGGCGCTGGGTGCGAACCACAAGATCCTGTCCGACGCGCACTTCGTCTTCTTCAACAACCTGCGCTCGCCGGACGGCTCGATCGAGCACCTCGGCGACAACCTGGTCGGTGGCGAGGGCGGCGACGACGAGCAGATCAACGTCGACCTGGTCGCGGTGCCGCCGAACGTGAACTCGGTGGTGTTCGCGGTGTCGATCTACGACGCGGACAACCGCCGGCAGTCGTTCGGCCAGGTCCGGAACGCCTTCATCCGGGTCGTCGACCGGAACACCGGGTCCGAGCTGGCCCGGTTCGACCTCACCGAGGAGGCCTCGACCGAGACGGCCATGGTCTTCGGTGAGCTCTACCGCTACAACTCGGAGTGGAAGTTCCGGGCGATCGGCCAGGGGTACGCGTCGGGCCTGCGCGGCATCGCGCTGGACTTCGGCGTCAACGTCGGCTGA
- a CDS encoding kynureninase yields the protein MRIDRQHALALDAADPLREFADRFLPAPGDVVAYLDGNSLGRPTTAIADRLDQLVRTEWAGRLIRGWTDRGDGGGENDSGGGGEGWMDLPEAVGDELGAVCLGAGPGTTVIADSTTVNFYKCVRAAVRLRPDRTRLLTDPAHFPTNRYVLEGIAGELGLELVWADGADAVREALDERTAVVALGHVDYRTGAVADLPGLTTAAHDVGALVVWDLCHSVGVLEPAVESAGVDFAVGCTYKFLGAGPGSPAFCYVALEHHRFLDQPIWGWLGREDPFEMAQGYVPAPGIRRMISGTPSVPGILAVREAVALAAEAGLPQIRAKAAALGDLATSVARQRLEPLGLQVVSPADGALRGGQVSLARADARDLCGALLSRGVITDFRTPDILRLGLSPLPTTFGEVFDALVLLESLAG from the coding sequence ATGAGGATCGACCGGCAGCACGCCCTGGCGCTCGACGCCGCCGACCCGTTGCGCGAGTTCGCCGACCGCTTCCTCCCGGCACCCGGCGACGTGGTCGCCTACCTCGACGGCAACTCGCTCGGGCGGCCGACGACCGCGATCGCCGACCGGCTGGACCAGCTGGTCCGGACCGAATGGGCCGGGCGGCTGATCCGCGGCTGGACCGATCGCGGGGACGGTGGCGGTGAGAACGACAGCGGCGGTGGCGGCGAGGGTTGGATGGACCTGCCGGAGGCGGTCGGCGACGAGCTCGGCGCGGTGTGCCTGGGGGCCGGACCCGGGACGACGGTGATCGCCGACTCCACCACGGTCAACTTCTACAAGTGCGTCCGGGCGGCGGTACGGCTGCGACCGGACCGGACGCGACTGCTCACCGATCCCGCGCACTTCCCGACCAACCGCTACGTGCTGGAGGGCATCGCCGGCGAGCTCGGCCTGGAGCTGGTCTGGGCGGACGGCGCCGACGCCGTGCGCGAGGCGCTCGACGAGCGCACCGCGGTCGTGGCACTGGGGCACGTCGACTACCGGACCGGCGCGGTCGCCGACCTGCCCGGGCTGACCACCGCCGCCCACGACGTCGGCGCCCTCGTGGTCTGGGACCTGTGCCACTCGGTCGGCGTGCTGGAACCGGCGGTGGAGTCGGCCGGCGTCGACTTCGCGGTGGGCTGCACCTACAAGTTCCTCGGTGCGGGGCCCGGATCCCCGGCGTTCTGTTACGTCGCCCTGGAGCACCACCGGTTCCTGGACCAGCCGATCTGGGGCTGGCTCGGCCGGGAGGACCCGTTCGAGATGGCGCAGGGCTACGTCCCGGCACCCGGGATCCGCCGGATGATCAGCGGAACCCCTTCCGTACCCGGCATTCTCGCGGTACGGGAGGCGGTCGCACTGGCCGCCGAGGCCGGCCTGCCGCAAATCCGGGCGAAGGCCGCCGCGCTCGGCGACCTCGCCACGTCGGTGGCCCGGCAGCGACTGGAACCGCTGGGTCTGCAGGTGGTCTCACCCGCCGACGGAGCGCTGCGCGGCGGTCAGGTCTCGTTGGCACGAGCGGATGCCCGGGACCTGTGCGGCGCGCTGCTGTCCCGCGGGGTGATCACCGACTTCCGCACACCGGACATCTTGCGGCTGGGCCTGTCGCCCCTGCCCACCACCTTCGGCGAGGTGTTCGACGCCCTGGTCCTGCTGGAGTCGTTGGCCGGCTGA